In a single window of the Prevotella melaninogenica genome:
- a CDS encoding (Fe-S)-binding protein yields the protein MRVGLFIPCYVDALYPQVGVATYKLLKKLKVDVVYPERQTCCGQPMANGGFQRMSDHLAERFEDKFKKFDYIVTPSVSCAAFVRVNYPQILDHECQTPKKTMELVEFLHDVLKVKELPGSFPHVVSVHNSCHGVRELTLSTPSELQEKPANKIVELLKLKEGITVKEPDRKDECCGFGGMFAVEEPYISTAMGNDKVKRHMDTGAEFITGSDSSCLMHMQGVAGKNHYPIKFMHVAEILAAGL from the coding sequence ATGAGAGTTGGTCTCTTTATTCCATGTTACGTCGATGCACTTTATCCACAAGTTGGCGTAGCAACTTATAAGCTTTTAAAAAAGCTAAAAGTAGATGTAGTCTATCCCGAACGTCAGACTTGTTGTGGTCAACCAATGGCAAATGGTGGCTTTCAGCGTATGTCTGATCACCTTGCAGAACGTTTTGAGGATAAGTTTAAAAAATTCGATTATATAGTAACACCGAGTGTATCTTGTGCTGCTTTTGTGCGGGTTAATTACCCACAAATACTCGATCATGAGTGTCAGACACCTAAGAAAACAATGGAGTTGGTAGAATTCTTACATGATGTTCTGAAGGTAAAGGAACTTCCTGGAAGTTTTCCTCATGTCGTGTCTGTTCATAACTCTTGTCATGGTGTACGTGAGTTAACGCTTAGTACACCTTCAGAATTGCAAGAGAAGCCTGCAAATAAGATCGTTGAATTATTGAAACTCAAGGAAGGTATTACGGTTAAAGAACCTGATCGCAAGGATGAATGTTGCGGTTTTGGTGGTATGTTTGCTGTTGAAGAACCTTATATCAGCACTGCTATGGGTAACGATAAAGTGAAACGCCACATGGATACGGGAGCTGAGTTTATCACTGGTTCGGATAGTTCATGCTTAATGCACATGCAGGGTGTAGCAGGAAAGAACCACTATCCTATTAAGTTCATGCATGTAGCTGAGATCTTAGCTGCAGGGTTATGA